The genomic window TCGCGCGCGCGGCGGGCGTTCTCACGCGCCGCCTGCAGCGAGAACGCGATGCTCGACGAGTTCGTGCGGTCGACGGCCAGGCGCGCCAGCACGTCCTGGCGCTCGACCTTCTCAAGGTCATCGTCCGGCGGAATCGACCCCATGACGCTGAGCAGCGACCGGCACGCGGTGTCCTCGTCGATCCACGGGTCCTCCAGCAGCAGCTGCAGGTGCACGTCGAGGATGCGGGCGGTGCCGTCGGACCGCTCGATGTAGCGGCCGATCCAGAAGAGAGACTCAGCGATCCGCGACAGCATCCGCCGCCTCCTCGGTCGTTGCGCGAGGAGCGCGGCCCGCCGGCCGCTCGCCCTGCTGCTGTTGCTGCTCCTGCTGCTCCGAGCGCGCGGCCGGGCTGTCCTGGGGGCCGTGCACCGGCGCGGGCTGGCCGTCATAGATGACGGGGATCGACTCGGTCGTGGCCTGGTCGGCGACGAGATCCGCCACGTCGCGGCCGTGACGCTGGCCGTACTCGACGTGGCGCGGTGCCGCCCCGCCGACGATCCAGGTGTCCTTGGAACCGCCGCCCTGGCTGGAGTTGACCACCAGCTGGCCTTCGGGAAGGGCGACGCGCGTGAGCCCTCCGGGGAGCACCCACACCTCGTCGCCGTCGTTGACGGCGAAGGGACGAAGGTCGGCGTGGCGAGGGCGCATGCCGTCCTCGACCAGCGTCGGGATCGTCGAGAGCATGACCACCGGCTGCGCGATCCAGCCGCGCGGGTCGGCACGCAGCCGGGTGCGCAGCTTGTCGAGTTCGGCGGGCGAGGCGTCCGGCCCGACCACGAGCCCCTTGCCGCCCGACCCGTCGACGGGTTTCACGACCAGCTCGTCCAGGCGGTCGAGCACCTCCTCGAGCGCGCCCGGGTCTTCCAGGCGCCAGGTGTCGACGTTCTTGAGGATGGGCTCCTCGGCCAGGTAGTAGCGGATGAGGTCCGGGACGTACGTGTAGAGCAGCTTGTCGTCCGCGACGCCGTTACCGACGGCGTTGGCGATGGTGACGTTGCCCAGGCGCGCGGCGAGCATGAGTCCCGGAGCACCCAGCATCGAGTCGGCACGGAACTGCAGCGGGTCCAGGAAGTCGTCGTCGACGCGCCGGTAGATGACGTCCACCCGCTGCGGGCCGCGCGTGGTGCGCATGAAGACCTTGCCGCCGGTGCAGAGCAGGTCCCGCCCTTCGACGAGCTCCACGCCCATGAGCCGCGCCAGCAGCGTGTGCTCGAAGTACGCGGAGTTGTACACCCCGGGGGTCAGCACGACGACGTTGGGGTCCTCGACGCCGGGCGGGGCCGAGGCGCGCAGCGCCGCGAGCAGCTTGTTGGGGTACTCCCCGACCGGGCGCACCCGCATCGAGACGAAGAGCTCGGGAAGCGTCTGGGCCATCACGCGACGGTTGGAGATGACGTAGCTGACGCCCGACGGCACCCGCACGTTGTCCTCCAGCACCCGCATCTCG from Microbacterium sp. zg-Y625 includes these protein-coding regions:
- a CDS encoding circularly permuted type 2 ATP-grasp protein; the encoded protein is MGDLFDGYGSTLAPRKTPSGVPAFDEMFGHPDGSGAPVPSRRAYRELYQALAQMTQEELRGRTDSLASSYLAQGVTFDFAGEERPFPLDAVPRIIDYDEWSRIEAGVKQRVLALEAFLDDVYGHQHCVRDGVLPAGLIASSQYFYRQAAGIHSANGVRIQVSGIDLIRDEHGEMRVLEDNVRVPSGVSYVISNRRVMAQTLPELFVSMRVRPVGEYPNKLLAALRASAPPGVEDPNVVVLTPGVYNSAYFEHTLLARLMGVELVEGRDLLCTGGKVFMRTTRGPQRVDVIYRRVDDDFLDPLQFRADSMLGAPGLMLAARLGNVTIANAVGNGVADDKLLYTYVPDLIRYYLAEEPILKNVDTWRLEDPGALEEVLDRLDELVVKPVDGSGGKGLVVGPDASPAELDKLRTRLRADPRGWIAQPVVMLSTIPTLVEDGMRPRHADLRPFAVNDGDEVWVLPGGLTRVALPEGQLVVNSSQGGGSKDTWIVGGAAPRHVEYGQRHGRDVADLVADQATTESIPVIYDGQPAPVHGPQDSPAARSEQQEQQQQQGERPAGRAPRATTEEAADAVADR